Part of the Calditrichota bacterium genome, ACGCCTTTGCGCACCTCGACTTTACGCACGCCGATCTGGATTGCGACTACTACGCGACCAGTCTGCACAAGTGGCTCTGTGCGCCCCATGGAACCGGCTTCCTGTACGTGCGCCGCGACAAGATCCGCAGCCTGTGGCCGCTGATGGCCGCACCTGCAGACATGGACGACAACATCCGCAAGTTCGAAGAGATCGGCACGCACCCTGCAGCGCCCTACCTGGCAATTGCGGAAGCACTGACTCTGCACCAGGGCATCGGCCCGAAGCGAAAGGAGGCGCGGCTCATTTATTTGCGCGACCGCTGGGCGAGGCGGCTTGCTCAACACGAGCGCGTGCGGCTGCACACGAGCCTCAAACCCGGCGTCGCCAGTGGGCTCGGTACGTTCCAGGTGGAAGGGATCGATTCTGGGCAACTGGCGCAGTACCTGTGGGACAGGCACCGCATCCTCGTGGCGGGCATCAAACATCCAGAGTTCGAAGGGATCCGGGTGAGCCCGAGCATCTACACGACTGTGGAGGAAATCGACCGTTTCTGCGAGGCCGTGGAACGAGTGATCAAGCACGGGCTGCCTAAATCGTGAGGCAGACCAGGTCAAACGCAACTCAAGGAGGGTTCCTCATGCAAAGGCACATGTGTCTTGTGTTGGCGGCAGCTTTGGTGGGGATGCTGTGCATTTCTGGGGTGGCTCAGGAGGAAACCCACCCCTTTTCCGTCCACGACATGCTGGCTATGGACCGCATTTCCGATCCCCAGGTGTCGCCCGACGGCAAGTGGGTGGCCTTTACGGTGCGCACCACCGACTTGGAGGCCAACCGCGGCCGCACCGACATTTGGATGGTGGGCACCGACGGCAGCGGGCTGCGCCGCCTTACCACCCACCCGGCCTCAGACTACAACCCGCGATGGTCCTCCTGTGGCAAGTACATCTGGTTCATCTCCACGCGTTCCGGCTCAGCGCAGGTCTGGGTAATCCCTGTCTCCGGTGGAGAGGCGACGCAGAAGACGTACCTCCCCTTGGACGTCGCCAACTTGGTGGTGTCGCCCTATGGCAAGTATTTGGCGTTCACCATGGAGGTCTTTCCCGACTGCCAGAGCGTGGAGTGCACCAAGAGCAGGCTCGACTCCATCGCAGCGCGCAAGGCCACTGGCCGCATCTATGAACGCCTGTTCGTTCGCCACTGGGATACTTGGAAGGACGGGCGTCGTTCCCACCTGTTCGTCATGTCCATCAAGGATGGCGAGGTGCGCGACTTGATGCCTGGCATGGATGCGGATACGCCGTCACGTCCCTTTGGCGGGCCGGAGGAGATCGCCTTCGCGCCGGACAATGCCGGACTGGTCTTCTCCGCCAAGAACGTGGGGCGCGAAGAGGCATGGTCGACCAATTTTGATCTGTTCTACGTGCCGATCGACGGCTCCGAGCCCCCGCGCAACCTCACCGCAGACAATCGTGCCACGGATACCATGCCGGTTTTTTCGCCGGATGGCAAGACGCTCGCCTACCTGGCTATGTCGCGGCCGGGCTACGAGGCCGATCGGTTTCGCATCATGCTCCGCCCTTGGCCCGAGGGGCGTGCTAAGACGTTGACCGAGAGCTGGGACCGCTCGCCGAACTCGCTCTGCTGGTCGAAGGATGGCAAGTACCTCTATGTCACTGCCGCCAATCTGGGCCAGACGTCCCTCTTTGCCGTCGACGTCTCCTCAGGCAAAGTGCGCACGCTTGTCGAACAGGGAACCGTCAGCTCGCCGTGCACGGCAGATGAGCAGATCGTCTACGGGCTGGACCATTTGCAGTCACCCGTGGAACTGTACGTCGTCAATGCTGACGGCAGCAATCCGCGGCCCATCACAGCGCTCAATGCGAAAAAGGTGGCAGCGGCACGCATGGGCGATTTTGAGCAGTTTACCTTCAAGGGCTGGAACGACGAGAAGGTTTATTGCTACGTCGTCAAGCCGGTGGACTTTGACCCCAACAAGCGCTACCCGGTGGCCTTCCTCATTCACGGGGGGCCGCAAGGTTCTTTCGGTAACCACTTCCACTACCGCTGGAACCCACAGGCCTACGCCGGCGCAGGCTATGCAGCAGTGATGGTCGATTTCCACGGCTCCACCGGCTACGGGCAGGTGTTTTGCGACGCTATCCGCGGCGACTGGGGTGGCAAGCCGTTAGTCGACCTGCAGAAGGGGCTTGCCGCAGCCCTCAAACGCTACCCCTGGATGGATGGCGACCGCGTGGCCGCCCTGGGCGCCTCCTTCGGGGGCTACATGATCAATTGGATTGCCGGCAACTGGCCGGACCGCTTCCGCTGTCTGGTCTGCCATGACGGCAACTTGGATGAGCGCATGGCCTACTTTGATACCGAAGAGCTCTGGTTCCCGGAGTGGGACCATGTTGGCACACCCTGGGATAACCCGAAGGGCTATGAGCTGCACAACCCGGTGAACTTTGTCAAGAATTGGAAGACGCCGATGTTGGTCATCCACGGGGCCCTGGACTTTCGGGTGACGGAGACACAAGGGCTGGGGACGTTCAATGCCCTGCAACGCCGGGGCATCCCCAGCAAGCTGCTCTACTTTCCCGATGAAAACCACTGGGTGCTGAAGCCCCACAACTCCATCCTTTGGCATGAAACGGTGCTGGGCTGGTTGGACCAGTGGTGCAAGAAATGAGGTGGCCTCTCCGGGCCCTATGAAGCAAATCCTCAGGGGGCCAGGCGGCGTGGCTGCCCACGGTCTCCGGAAGGAGGTGGCACATGAGACTCTGGGCAATTGTCCTGCTGGTTGGGATGTTTTTCACTGTCCCTTTAGCCCTGGTGAGTTTCGGAAAGACGGCAAAGCAGGAGGCAGGTCGCATGGGTGGAGGGCAAGCTGTCATTTCGCTGCCGGCGCCGCGCCTTGACGGTGATTGTTCTGTGGAAAAGGCGCTCAGCAAGCGGCGCTCCGTGCGGAGCTACCGGGCGGAGCCGCTCACCATCAATGAGCTCGGTCAGCTGCTCTGGGCCGCATACGGCATTACCAAGGAGATGCCGCTGCCGGCATTCCTGCGCGGGGGGCTGCGCACCGCTCCCTCGGCTGGTGCCTTGTATCCGCTGGAGATTTATGCCGTCGTGGGAGAGGTGACCGGTCTGGCCCCTGGCATCTACCGGTACGAGTCCGAGGGCCATGCCTTGAGAAAGATCGCCTCTGGCGACTCCCGCAAGGAACTGGCTCACGCCGCCTGGGAGCAATCCTTCATCGCCAAAGCCCCAGTGGTGCTGGTCTACTCGGGGGTGTTTGCGCGCACCACCGGCAAGTACGGCGAGCGTGGCCGAGCTCGCTATGTGTGCATGGACCTTGGTCACTCGGCGCAAAACGTCTATCTGCAGGCGGAGGCACTGGGCCTTGGCACCTGTGCGGTGGGCGCATTCGACGACGAGGCGGTGAGAAAAGTTATGGGCCTGAAATCGGAGGAGGAGCCGCTGTACATCATGCCGGTGGGAAAGAAATAGGCGTTCCACCGCACCTCCTCTACTGGCGTGCGTGAGAGTTTTGCGCCAACCGTTGCAGGCGGTGACTCGCCAAGAGAGGCCCCGCGCCCGAAGTCCGAGGGCGGCCACGCGCGGGGATGGCGCGCGACGCCCGACCGTCTCTGGCGTGTCGGTGAGAAGGTTCTCGCTGCATCGTTCGGCTGATCGTGGTGGGCACGGCGCAGGCCCGATTGATCAGAAGTCTCCCCAGCGGGACGTTGAGGTAGCCCGGCATGGGTGCAGTTCGAGCCTTTGCGTCGCAGGAACAAAGGAGTCGTTCGGTGGTAGAAAGAGCAGCGGCTTTGCGTGTCCGTGTTGTGCTTGGAGCCGGCCGACTACCATCTCAGGCGGAGCGGAGGTGCGTGGTGGTGTGGTCACCTGCACGTGGAGTTGAATGGATCGTCGCGGGGTCTGACGGTCTTCAGTAACGGAGTGGAGTGCATGCAGGCAGTGATTCTGGCCGCGGGCGAGGCACGACGCCTTAGGCCGTTAACCGTGACGCAACCTAAGTGCCTTCTTGAGGTGACCGACGGGACCACCGTCCTCGACGCCACGGTCGAGAACCTCCTCTGGGCAGGGGTGGACGAGTTGGTCTTGGTCACGGGCTTTTGTGCCGAGCGCATCCGCGCCCACGTGGCAGCGCGCTACCCGCGCCTCCGGGTGCAGTGGGTACACAATGAAAGATTTGCTACTACCAACAACGCCTTCTCGCTGTGGCTTACCCGTGAGGCCGTGCGCGGGCCCTTTCTCCTCTTGGACGCAGACATTCTCTTTGACCGACGCATCCTCGCCATGCTGCTGGGCGTCAAACACCAGGACGCCCTGGCTGTTCGCACGGCCGGCCACTGGTCGGAAGAGGATATGAAGGTGGTTCTCGATTCCCAGGGGTTCGTCCAGACCATCAGCAAAGGGGTGAGGGTGGAGAGTGCGGCCGGAGAGTCCATTGGCATCGAGAAGTTTAGTGCGCAGTTTGCCAGTGCCCTTTTTGCTGAACTTGGACGGCGGATGGATGGCGGACCAGGCGCGCAGGAGTTCTATGAGGCCTCCTTCCAGGCAGTCATCGATGCGGGCCTGCGCCTCTATGGGCTGGATATCTCGCCACTGCAGTGCGTGGAGATCGACACGCTCGAAGACTATCGCCAAGCTCGGGAGGTCGCCACGCGCCTGTGCATCGTGGGGTGAGGCATGGGTTTCCCCCGGTACCTGCGCCGATTGCTCCTTTCCCTCACACTGAGCCTGGCCGCGGTTGTCCTCATCTTCGTCTTCACCGGTAGCCACAGAACTATTGCAGCCCTGGCGGAGCTTAAGCCGTCGTACATCGGCTTGTTGCTCCTGCTCAGCCTGGCCGGCATCGCCTTGGATGGCGCCAGGATCCTCTTCCTGGTGCGGGCGGCAGACGGAGCGATTAGCTTTTGGCAGGGGTGCAAATTGGGAGT contains:
- a CDS encoding S9 family peptidase, giving the protein MCLVLAAALVGMLCISGVAQEETHPFSVHDMLAMDRISDPQVSPDGKWVAFTVRTTDLEANRGRTDIWMVGTDGSGLRRLTTHPASDYNPRWSSCGKYIWFISTRSGSAQVWVIPVSGGEATQKTYLPLDVANLVVSPYGKYLAFTMEVFPDCQSVECTKSRLDSIAARKATGRIYERLFVRHWDTWKDGRRSHLFVMSIKDGEVRDLMPGMDADTPSRPFGGPEEIAFAPDNAGLVFSAKNVGREEAWSTNFDLFYVPIDGSEPPRNLTADNRATDTMPVFSPDGKTLAYLAMSRPGYEADRFRIMLRPWPEGRAKTLTESWDRSPNSLCWSKDGKYLYVTAANLGQTSLFAVDVSSGKVRTLVEQGTVSSPCTADEQIVYGLDHLQSPVELYVVNADGSNPRPITALNAKKVAAARMGDFEQFTFKGWNDEKVYCYVVKPVDFDPNKRYPVAFLIHGGPQGSFGNHFHYRWNPQAYAGAGYAAVMVDFHGSTGYGQVFCDAIRGDWGGKPLVDLQKGLAAALKRYPWMDGDRVAALGASFGGYMINWIAGNWPDRFRCLVCHDGNLDERMAYFDTEELWFPEWDHVGTPWDNPKGYELHNPVNFVKNWKTPMLVIHGALDFRVTETQGLGTFNALQRRGIPSKLLYFPDENHWVLKPHNSILWHETVLGWLDQWCKK
- a CDS encoding SagB/ThcOx family dehydrogenase, giving the protein MRLWAIVLLVGMFFTVPLALVSFGKTAKQEAGRMGGGQAVISLPAPRLDGDCSVEKALSKRRSVRSYRAEPLTINELGQLLWAAYGITKEMPLPAFLRGGLRTAPSAGALYPLEIYAVVGEVTGLAPGIYRYESEGHALRKIASGDSRKELAHAAWEQSFIAKAPVVLVYSGVFARTTGKYGERGRARYVCMDLGHSAQNVYLQAEALGLGTCAVGAFDDEAVRKVMGLKSEEEPLYIMPVGKK
- a CDS encoding phosphocholine cytidylyltransferase family protein, whose product is MQAVILAAGEARRLRPLTVTQPKCLLEVTDGTTVLDATVENLLWAGVDELVLVTGFCAERIRAHVAARYPRLRVQWVHNERFATTNNAFSLWLTREAVRGPFLLLDADILFDRRILAMLLGVKHQDALAVRTAGHWSEEDMKVVLDSQGFVQTISKGVRVESAAGESIGIEKFSAQFASALFAELGRRMDGGPGAQEFYEASFQAVIDAGLRLYGLDISPLQCVEIDTLEDYRQAREVATRLCIVG